From the genome of Acidobacteriota bacterium, one region includes:
- a CDS encoding DUF4159 domain-containing protein, giving the protein MRGRLTAAVVVLAMAGGTAALAQRGWRGGWYRMPPKFPVESPSHRAFTFSRILYDSDRREAGGQGWYTDYPTADQNLMIRLSEMTTTDVGFDRFDEPDHVVVRLTDDALFDYPFVFMSDVGTLRLSDVEVVRLRQYLEKGGFLWVDDFWGPWAWEQWLGEISRVLPPAAYPIFDIPDDHPIRRIQYEVEEIPQIPSIQHWRRSGGFTTSERGRRSDEVHFRGIADDRGRLLVLMSHNTDIADGWEREGEDYEFFYRFSVRAYAVGINTVVHAMTN; this is encoded by the coding sequence GTGCGCGGCAGGCTGACTGCAGCAGTGGTTGTCCTGGCGATGGCCGGCGGTACGGCGGCTCTGGCGCAACGCGGCTGGCGGGGCGGCTGGTACCGCATGCCGCCCAAGTTCCCCGTCGAGTCCCCGTCGCATCGCGCGTTCACTTTTTCCCGCATTCTGTACGACAGCGACCGCCGCGAGGCGGGCGGCCAGGGCTGGTACACCGACTACCCGACGGCCGATCAGAACCTGATGATCCGCCTCTCGGAGATGACGACCACCGACGTGGGGTTCGACCGCTTCGACGAGCCGGACCACGTCGTCGTCCGTCTCACCGACGATGCGCTGTTCGACTATCCGTTCGTCTTCATGTCCGATGTCGGCACCCTGCGCCTGAGCGATGTCGAGGTGGTGCGCCTGCGGCAGTACCTGGAGAAGGGCGGCTTCCTGTGGGTCGACGACTTCTGGGGGCCGTGGGCCTGGGAGCAGTGGCTCGGCGAGATCTCCCGGGTGCTCCCGCCGGCCGCGTACCCCATCTTCGATATTCCCGACGACCATCCGATCCGGCGGATCCAGTACGAGGTGGAGGAGATCCCGCAGATTCCCTCCATTCAGCACTGGCGCCGGAGCGGCGGGTTCACGACCTCCGAGCGCGGCCGGCGCAGCGACGAGGTGCACTTCCGGGGCATCGCCGACGACCGCGGACGCCTGCTGGTGCTGATGAGCCACAATACCGACATCGCCGACGGGTGGGAGCGCGAGGGCGAGGACTACGAGTTCTTCTACCGCTTCTCGGTTCGGGCCTACGCCGTCGGCATCAACACCGTCGTTCACGCCATGACGAACTGA
- a CDS encoding alpha/beta fold hydrolase — MHGLGADARDFYGIPAELGLPADLHVRYVFPNAPRMPVTINQGLIMPAWYDVAGFGARDQDERGIRRAAEWIDELLAREVERGVPANRIVLAGFSQGGAMALFAGLRYPEALAGVMCLSGYLLLPDVLEAEASDANRSVSILQAHGTADPMVPLALGQATRERLERAGYEVDYHEYPMPHTVCHEEVRDIGNWLAELLD; from the coding sequence ATGCACGGCCTCGGCGCCGACGCGCGCGACTTCTACGGGATCCCCGCCGAGCTCGGCCTGCCCGCCGATCTGCACGTGCGCTACGTCTTCCCCAACGCGCCCCGCATGCCGGTGACCATCAACCAGGGCCTGATCATGCCGGCCTGGTACGATGTCGCCGGCTTCGGTGCCCGCGACCAGGACGAGCGGGGCATCCGGCGGGCGGCCGAATGGATCGACGAGCTGCTCGCGCGCGAGGTGGAGCGTGGCGTGCCGGCCAACCGCATCGTTCTGGCCGGTTTCTCGCAAGGAGGGGCCATGGCGCTCTTTGCGGGTCTCCGGTACCCGGAAGCGCTGGCCGGCGTAATGTGCCTGTCGGGGTACCTACTGCTGCCCGACGTGCTGGAGGCGGAAGCGTCCGACGCCAACCGCTCCGTCTCGATCCTCCAGGCCCACGGCACCGCCGATCCGATGGTGCCGTTGGCGCTGGGCCAGGCCACCCGGGAGCGGCTGGAGCGAGCTGGCTACGAGGTCGACTACCACGAATACCCGATGCCGCACACGGTGTGCCACGAGGAGGTGCGCGACATCGGCAACTGGCTGGCCGAGCTGCTCGATTGA
- a CDS encoding S9 family peptidase, with protein sequence MAGSRRIAWIAGAALMAACAAEEPGIDVPPPPPTEVREVVDTLHGVEVPDPYRWLEDQEAPETRAWIDVQNAYTDGVLNALPGREELRAVAASVLERDAIGLPNERGGRYFYSKRLADQNLAVLYVREGLDGEEQVLIDPHPMSPDDTTSVELRDISDDGTRVAYAVREGGVDEVSIRVRDVDTGEDIADVLPPARYGQVTLGVDGGGLYYERYGDVTPRVMFHAFGTPMADDVQLFGEGYERHQIPVTVISDDGRWMVVHVIEGSSGPTAIHVKDLERDSPFVTAIADGVSESWADFAGGELFIVTNLDAPNKKVVLADPADPGFENWREVVPERDDVVVEAAAALGGKLAVSYLQDVQPRVAIRELDGTHVRDIAFDTLGSVGGGAGRWTSDEAFFTFQTFHVPSTIYRYDIATGEQSVWAEPELPVDAAAYEVHQRWFTSKDGTEVPMFVVHRPDVVLDGSNPTLLTGYGGFNNAMTPAFSALATTWLESGGVFALANMRGGSEFGEEWHRAGMLESKQNVFDDFIAAAEHLIAEGYTSSEHLAIRGGSNGGLLVGAVSNQRPELFGAVVCTYPLLDMVRYHQFLVASFWVPEYGSSDDPEQFDYIHAYSPYHNVIDGGDYPATLYLSGDGDTRVAPLHARKMAALMQARNGSDNPILLRYHTQAGHSGGQPVSQQIDEMVDTVSFLLWQVGRGR encoded by the coding sequence ATGGCCGGATCGCGACGAATCGCTTGGATCGCCGGTGCGGCGCTGATGGCGGCATGCGCCGCCGAGGAGCCGGGAATCGACGTGCCGCCGCCCCCGCCGACGGAAGTTCGGGAAGTCGTCGACACGCTGCACGGCGTGGAGGTGCCCGACCCGTACCGCTGGCTCGAGGACCAGGAGGCCCCCGAGACGCGGGCCTGGATCGACGTGCAGAACGCCTACACGGACGGCGTGCTGAACGCGCTGCCCGGTCGCGAGGAGCTGCGGGCGGTGGCCGCGTCGGTGCTCGAGCGCGACGCGATCGGACTGCCCAACGAGCGTGGCGGGCGCTACTTCTACAGCAAGCGGCTGGCCGACCAGAACCTGGCCGTCCTGTACGTCCGCGAGGGGCTCGATGGCGAGGAGCAGGTGCTGATCGACCCGCATCCTATGAGTCCGGACGACACGACCAGCGTCGAGTTGCGCGACATTTCCGACGACGGGACGCGGGTGGCCTACGCCGTACGGGAAGGGGGCGTCGACGAGGTCTCGATCCGGGTTCGGGACGTGGACACGGGCGAGGATATCGCCGACGTGCTGCCCCCGGCCCGCTACGGGCAGGTGACGCTGGGCGTCGACGGCGGCGGTCTGTACTACGAGCGCTATGGCGACGTGACGCCGCGGGTGATGTTTCACGCGTTCGGCACGCCGATGGCCGACGACGTGCAGCTCTTCGGCGAGGGATACGAGCGCCACCAGATCCCGGTCACGGTGATCTCGGACGACGGGCGCTGGATGGTGGTCCACGTCATCGAGGGCTCGTCGGGGCCGACCGCGATTCACGTCAAGGACCTCGAACGCGACTCGCCGTTCGTGACCGCCATCGCCGACGGGGTCTCGGAATCGTGGGCCGATTTCGCCGGCGGCGAGCTGTTCATCGTCACCAACCTGGACGCGCCCAACAAGAAGGTAGTGCTGGCCGACCCGGCGGACCCCGGCTTCGAGAATTGGCGCGAGGTGGTCCCGGAGCGCGACGACGTCGTCGTGGAGGCGGCCGCCGCCCTCGGCGGGAAGCTGGCCGTGTCGTACCTGCAGGACGTGCAGCCGCGGGTCGCCATCCGCGAGCTCGACGGGACGCACGTCCGCGACATCGCGTTCGACACCCTCGGCTCGGTCGGCGGCGGCGCGGGACGCTGGACCAGCGACGAGGCCTTCTTCACGTTTCAGACCTTCCACGTGCCGAGCACCATCTACCGCTACGACATCGCGACCGGCGAGCAGTCGGTCTGGGCCGAGCCCGAGCTGCCGGTCGACGCGGCCGCCTACGAGGTCCACCAGCGCTGGTTCACGTCGAAGGACGGCACCGAGGTGCCGATGTTCGTGGTCCACCGGCCGGATGTCGTGCTCGACGGCAGCAACCCGACGCTGCTCACCGGCTACGGCGGCTTCAACAACGCCATGACGCCGGCGTTCTCGGCCTTGGCGACGACGTGGCTGGAGTCGGGCGGCGTCTTCGCGCTGGCCAACATGCGCGGCGGCAGCGAGTTCGGCGAAGAGTGGCACCGGGCCGGCATGCTCGAGAGCAAGCAGAACGTCTTCGACGACTTCATCGCCGCGGCCGAGCACCTCATCGCCGAGGGCTACACCAGCAGCGAGCACCTGGCGATCCGGGGCGGCAGCAACGGCGGCCTGCTGGTCGGCGCGGTGTCGAACCAGCGGCCGGAACTCTTCGGGGCGGTCGTCTGCACCTACCCGCTGCTCGACATGGTCCGCTACCACCAGTTCCTCGTAGCCAGCTTCTGGGTGCCGGAGTACGGGTCGAGCGACGACCCCGAGCAGTTCGACTACATCCACGCCTACTCGCCGTACCACAACGTCATCGACGGCGGCGACTACCCGGCGACCCTGTACCTGTCGGGCGACGGCGACACCCGCGTGGCGCCGCTGCACGCCCGCAAGATGGCGGCGCTGATGCAGGCGAGGAACGGCTCGGACAACCCCATTCTGCTGCGCTACCACACGCAGGCGGGACACTCCGGCGGGCAGCCCGTTAGCCAGCAGATCGACGAGATGGTGGACACGGTGAGCTTCCTGCTCTGGCAGGTGGGCCGGGGGCGCTGA
- a CDS encoding DUF4175 family protein, with translation MRDEPLLTGDRNEVLRAIRHVRNRWRLRLGLRGVAVLVAAALGTLLASSFGLELFRFDPGAIVAFRVVTYVALLAFGWWLFIRPISRRVSDERVALYIEEHAPALQATVLSAVEESRRGKRERAADHSPELVRRLIESAVKQIREIDMGRRVETGQLWRSTGLLAAAAAAAALLFTFGPAYLRHGINALLTPMGNVEAASPYQIEVLPGDATVARGADQAITARLVGFEAEEVNLLMQGSGDSFDRLPLIPVLTEDGAIEAGQFEVLLFDLQEPVDYFVESIGVESPTYRLDVIELPYAERIELEYRFPEYTGLEPRTVEDGGDIAVLLGTEVRLRAVPTMGTTGGQLVFDDDDGQRVDLALEDDGTLTASFMVEEEGFYRVDLVAPAGQLVTASPQYTIDVLTDQPPSAMFIRPGRDTTASAIEEVFVEARADDDFGLHSLDLVYSVNGGPEESVTLFDGGGNALREVSAGHTFFFEELELEPGDFLSYYARATDRNLLQQDADVKSDLYFIQIRRYSQDYRMQASQGGGGGGMGGGADARELSKAQREIISATFNLVRDREQYDAEEFEENVVFLTLAQGRLREQVETLVRRMNSRVMPADPAFRTIQEILPRAAESMREAENELQEQDADGALPPEQRALQHLQRAEEAYEEVMVTMGGGGGGGGGGSRQAAEDLADLFELELDKMRNQYETLERAGQERADETIDELMERLRELARRQEREAERQRRRARGQQSTQGGGAGQRALADEAEEAARRLERLAREQNSPQMMDTARRLQEAADAMRRAAANDDNLGFAEAGTALDRLREVQERLGSEQRGRLERDIADQLRRANRLADQQREMRAEVEQLPGLQDEARFDALRRLLDQKGQMEEEVADLERQIDSTSAEFRRDERDASRELQEAAGGIRDNKLKEKIRYTRGLIRSRPGPTANAFEEQIDENIEQLVEELTEAAAAVGRSEGDRMAQALDRTRDLMRSLESLDHRMWQQGRQGEDGEQGQEGQEGQAGQQGQQGQEGQQGQAGQQGQQGGQPGQEGQAGGQLGGADGWRGGDASNFGRDWGGGYGDRRPGTTVWEPGDIRQWSREYEQRAGEAQELRRLLNEQEFEVGDLDAIIQRMRELDDLRRYQDAEEIARLQSFVLEELKRFEYRLRREITEENEDLFLAGNEEMPDEFRDLVEEYFRSLAQDQ, from the coding sequence ATGCGCGACGAGCCACTGCTGACCGGCGACCGAAACGAAGTCCTCCGCGCCATCCGGCACGTCCGGAACCGCTGGCGCCTGCGGCTGGGCCTGCGCGGCGTGGCCGTTCTCGTGGCGGCGGCGCTCGGGACGCTGCTGGCGTCGTCCTTCGGGCTCGAGCTGTTCAGGTTCGATCCGGGGGCGATCGTCGCGTTTCGCGTCGTGACCTACGTGGCGCTGCTGGCCTTCGGCTGGTGGCTCTTCATCCGGCCGATCTCGCGCCGCGTCTCCGACGAGCGCGTCGCGCTCTATATAGAGGAGCACGCGCCGGCGCTGCAGGCGACGGTCCTGAGCGCGGTCGAGGAGAGCCGGAGGGGCAAGCGCGAGCGGGCGGCGGACCACTCGCCGGAGCTGGTCCGCCGGCTCATCGAGTCGGCGGTGAAGCAGATCCGCGAGATCGACATGGGCCGCCGCGTCGAGACGGGGCAGCTCTGGCGGTCGACGGGCCTGCTGGCCGCGGCCGCGGCCGCCGCCGCGCTGCTCTTCACTTTCGGGCCGGCCTATCTGCGGCACGGCATCAATGCGCTGCTCACCCCGATGGGGAACGTCGAGGCGGCCAGCCCGTACCAGATCGAGGTCCTGCCGGGCGACGCGACGGTTGCGCGCGGGGCGGATCAGGCGATCACCGCCCGCCTCGTCGGCTTCGAGGCGGAGGAGGTCAACCTGCTGATGCAGGGCAGCGGCGACTCGTTCGATCGGCTGCCGCTGATCCCGGTCCTGACCGAGGACGGCGCGATCGAAGCCGGACAGTTCGAGGTGCTGCTGTTCGATCTGCAGGAGCCGGTCGACTACTTCGTGGAATCGATCGGCGTCGAGTCGCCCACCTACCGGCTGGACGTGATCGAGCTGCCGTACGCCGAGCGCATCGAGCTCGAGTACCGCTTCCCCGAGTACACCGGGCTGGAGCCGCGGACGGTGGAGGACGGCGGCGACATCGCGGTGCTGCTGGGTACCGAGGTGCGGCTGCGCGCCGTCCCGACGATGGGCACGACGGGCGGCCAGCTCGTCTTCGATGACGACGACGGCCAGCGAGTCGATCTCGCGCTCGAGGACGACGGCACGTTGACGGCCAGCTTCATGGTCGAGGAGGAGGGCTTCTACCGCGTGGACCTCGTGGCGCCGGCCGGCCAGCTCGTGACCGCCTCGCCGCAGTACACGATCGACGTGCTGACGGATCAGCCGCCCTCCGCGATGTTCATTCGTCCGGGGCGCGACACCACCGCCAGCGCCATCGAGGAGGTCTTCGTCGAGGCGCGCGCCGACGACGACTTCGGGCTGCACTCGCTCGACCTCGTCTATTCGGTCAACGGCGGGCCGGAAGAGTCGGTCACCCTCTTCGACGGAGGCGGGAACGCCCTCAGGGAGGTCTCGGCGGGCCACACCTTCTTCTTCGAGGAGCTGGAGCTCGAACCGGGCGACTTCCTGTCGTACTACGCGCGGGCGACCGACCGCAACCTGCTGCAGCAGGACGCCGACGTCAAGAGCGACCTCTACTTCATCCAGATCCGCCGCTACAGCCAGGACTACCGGATGCAGGCGTCGCAGGGCGGCGGCGGCGGCGGCATGGGCGGCGGGGCCGACGCGCGCGAGCTTTCGAAGGCGCAGCGCGAGATCATCTCCGCCACGTTCAACCTGGTGCGCGACCGGGAGCAGTACGACGCGGAGGAGTTCGAGGAGAACGTCGTCTTTCTGACCCTCGCCCAGGGGCGCCTGCGCGAGCAGGTGGAGACGCTGGTGCGGCGCATGAACAGCCGCGTGATGCCGGCCGATCCCGCCTTCCGGACCATCCAGGAGATCCTGCCGCGGGCCGCCGAGTCCATGCGCGAGGCCGAGAACGAGCTGCAGGAGCAGGACGCCGACGGAGCGCTGCCGCCCGAGCAGCGCGCGCTGCAGCATCTCCAGCGCGCCGAGGAAGCCTACGAAGAGGTGATGGTCACCATGGGCGGGGGCGGAGGCGGCGGGGGCGGAGGCAGCCGGCAGGCGGCCGAGGACCTGGCGGATCTGTTCGAGCTCGAGCTCGACAAGATGCGCAACCAGTACGAGACGCTGGAGCGGGCCGGGCAGGAGCGGGCCGACGAGACCATCGACGAGCTGATGGAGCGGCTGCGCGAGCTGGCCCGCCGGCAGGAGCGCGAGGCGGAGCGGCAGCGGCGGCGTGCGCGCGGCCAGCAGTCGACGCAAGGGGGCGGGGCCGGGCAGCGCGCCCTGGCAGACGAGGCCGAAGAGGCCGCGCGGCGTCTCGAGCGTCTGGCGCGCGAGCAGAACTCCCCGCAGATGATGGACACGGCGCGCCGGCTGCAGGAGGCGGCCGACGCCATGCGGCGCGCCGCCGCCAACGACGACAACCTCGGGTTCGCCGAGGCGGGGACGGCGCTCGACCGGTTGCGCGAGGTGCAGGAGCGGCTCGGCAGCGAGCAGCGCGGCAGACTCGAGCGCGATATCGCCGACCAGTTGCGGCGCGCCAACCGGTTGGCCGACCAGCAGCGCGAGATGCGCGCCGAGGTGGAGCAGCTTCCCGGCCTGCAGGACGAGGCGCGGTTCGACGCGTTGCGGCGCCTGCTCGATCAGAAGGGCCAGATGGAGGAGGAGGTCGCCGACCTCGAGCGGCAAATCGACTCGACGTCGGCCGAGTTCCGGCGCGACGAGCGCGACGCCTCGCGCGAACTGCAGGAGGCCGCCGGCGGGATCCGCGACAACAAGCTCAAGGAGAAGATCCGCTACACCCGCGGCCTGATCCGTAGCCGTCCCGGCCCGACCGCCAACGCGTTCGAGGAGCAGATCGACGAGAACATCGAGCAACTCGTCGAGGAGCTCACCGAGGCGGCGGCGGCGGTCGGCAGGTCCGAGGGCGACCGCATGGCGCAGGCGCTCGACCGGACGCGCGACCTGATGCGGAGCCTGGAGTCGCTCGACCACCGCATGTGGCAGCAGGGCCGGCAGGGCGAGGACGGCGAGCAGGGTCAGGAGGGCCAGGAGGGCCAGGCCGGTCAGCAGGGCCAGCAGGGTCAGGAAGGGCAGCAGGGTCAGGCTGGTCAGCAAGGCCAGCAGGGCGGGCAGCCGGGGCAGGAGGGCCAGGCCGGCGGGCAGCTCGGCGGCGCCGACGGCTGGCGCGGCGGCGACGCCAGCAACTTCGGCCGGGACTGGGGCGGCGGCTACGGGGACCGCCGGCCGGGCACGACCGTCTGGGAGCCGGGCGACATCCGGCAGTGGAGCCGCGAGTACGAGCAGCGCGCCGGCGAGGCGCAGGAGCTGCGGCGCCTGCTGAACGAGCAGGAGTTCGAGGTAGGCGATCTCGACGCCATCATCCAGCGCATGCGCGAGCTGGACGACCTGCGCCGCTACCAGGACGCGGAGGAGATCGCCCGGCTGCAGTCGTTCGTCCTCGAGGAGCTGAAGCGCTTCGAGTACCGGCTGCGGCGTGAGATCACCGAGGAGAACGAGGACCTGTTCCTCGCGGGCAACGAGGAGATGCCGGACGAGTTCCGGGACCTGGTGGAGGAGTACTTCCGGTCGCTGGCGCAGGATCAGTAG